Proteins from a single region of Candidatus Woesearchaeota archaeon:
- a CDS encoding RNA-binding protein translates to MSQVTVQERDIVIPGQVLAEGLDYLPGENTYRREDKIYAKVLGLFSLSARVAKVTPLAGPYVPKIGDKIIGQVTDITMSGWRVDTATAYSAMLNVRDATTRFVKKEEDLSQIFAIGDFVVVVITNVTSQNLIDLSMKEQGLFKIEGGRVMRVNANKVPRIIGKKASMISLIKDKTGCDITVGQNGVLWVKGKTPEGESLAQQAVNLIQAKSHLEGLTDRVEKFLDAKVKELGLPVYQSSRSFQEE, encoded by the coding sequence GTGAGTCAAGTTACTGTTCAAGAACGGGATATCGTTATTCCCGGACAAGTTCTGGCGGAAGGGCTCGATTACCTGCCCGGCGAAAATACCTACCGTAGAGAAGATAAAATCTACGCCAAAGTGTTAGGATTATTCTCACTTTCAGCGCGAGTAGCGAAAGTTACTCCTTTAGCAGGACCATATGTTCCTAAAATAGGGGACAAAATAATTGGTCAAGTTACCGATATCACCATGAGTGGTTGGCGTGTTGATACTGCCACTGCGTATTCTGCTATGTTAAATGTTCGTGATGCCACAACTCGCTTCGTCAAAAAAGAAGAAGATTTGAGTCAAATCTTTGCCATTGGCGATTTTGTTGTTGTTGTAATCACTAATGTAACCTCTCAAAATTTGATTGATCTTTCCATGAAAGAGCAGGGGTTATTCAAAATTGAAGGTGGTCGAGTTATGCGAGTTAATGCCAATAAAGTGCCTCGTATTATTGGTAAAAAAGCAAGTATGATCTCATTGATCAAAGACAAAACTGGCTGTGATATTACTGTAGGTCAAAATGGTGTACTTTGGGTTAAAGGTAAAACTCCCGAAGGAGAATCTCTTGCCCAACAAGCAGTGAATCTTATTCAAGCAAAATCTCATCTTGAAGGTCTAACTGACCGTGTTGAGAAATTCTTGGATGCTAAAGTCAAAGAACTAGGTCTGCCTGTATATCAATCCAGCCGATCTTTTCAAGAGGAATAA